In a single window of the Streptomyces sp. NBC_00094 genome:
- a CDS encoding cytochrome ubiquinol oxidase subunit I — protein MNHDVLDLARLQFALTAGGHFLFVALTLGLVTVVAALQTRATFSGKPLDARMVRFWGQLYVINYAVGIVTGLVMEFQFGMAWSGLTHEAGNVLGASLAVETVVAFFVESTFLGLWIFGWHRLNRWAHLAAIWIVALTAYLSAYWILVSNGFLNHPVGYASEGGELVLDDPVAVLTNPSALLAFGHVLAGALLTAGFFMAGVSAYHLFRRTPEWEFFGRSLRIGVFVSAPALMAAAVFGGIQFATLTTFQPMKSAVFSGKAAEIARLQAEMSARFGPGDYVPSEAWTRGGGLVMLISFALMMYLCFSGVILACFKKVVFRFRLWHLVLMAAVPLPYLAMISGWVFRESGRQPWVVYGLLKTEDAVSDLSPGTMRLSLTVFTTVFVLLALLNAWLLARHARRGPVESGLGHDERPEKESPDRDGPDGSGRDGSAPDGNGPGSPDPADALPAPRY, from the coding sequence GTGAATCACGACGTCCTCGATCTCGCGCGGCTGCAGTTCGCCCTCACCGCCGGCGGCCACTTCCTCTTCGTCGCCCTCACCCTGGGGCTCGTGACCGTCGTCGCCGCGCTCCAGACCCGGGCCACGTTCAGCGGGAAGCCCCTGGACGCCCGGATGGTGCGGTTCTGGGGTCAGCTGTACGTGATCAACTACGCGGTCGGGATCGTCACCGGCCTGGTGATGGAGTTCCAGTTCGGCATGGCCTGGAGCGGGCTCACCCACGAGGCCGGCAACGTCCTCGGCGCCTCGCTCGCGGTGGAGACCGTCGTGGCCTTCTTCGTCGAGTCGACCTTCCTCGGCCTGTGGATCTTCGGCTGGCACCGGCTCAACCGCTGGGCGCATCTGGCCGCGATCTGGATCGTCGCCCTCACCGCCTACCTGTCGGCGTACTGGATCCTCGTCTCCAACGGCTTCCTCAACCATCCCGTGGGGTACGCCTCCGAGGGCGGCGAGCTCGTCCTGGACGACCCGGTCGCGGTGCTGACGAACCCCTCCGCGCTGCTCGCCTTCGGGCACGTCCTGGCTGGGGCGCTGCTCACCGCCGGCTTCTTCATGGCCGGGGTGAGCGCGTACCACCTGTTCCGGCGGACCCCCGAGTGGGAGTTCTTCGGGCGCAGCCTGCGGATCGGGGTGTTCGTGTCGGCGCCCGCGCTGATGGCCGCCGCGGTCTTCGGCGGGATCCAGTTCGCCACCCTCACCACCTTCCAGCCGATGAAGTCGGCCGTCTTCAGCGGAAAGGCGGCCGAGATCGCGCGGCTCCAGGCGGAGATGTCCGCCCGGTTCGGGCCCGGCGACTACGTGCCCTCGGAGGCGTGGACCCGGGGCGGTGGTCTGGTGATGCTGATCAGCTTCGCCCTGATGATGTACCTGTGCTTCTCCGGGGTGATCCTGGCCTGCTTCAAGAAGGTCGTCTTCCGGTTCAGGCTCTGGCACCTCGTCCTCATGGCCGCCGTGCCGCTGCCGTACCTCGCGATGATCAGCGGCTGGGTCTTCCGGGAGTCGGGCCGGCAGCCCTGGGTCGTCTACGGGCTCCTGAAGACGGAGGACGCGGTCTCCGACCTCTCCCCCGGCACCATGCGGCTCTCCCTCACCGTCTTCACCACGGTCTTCGTGCTGCTCGCCCTCCTCAACGCCTGGCTCCTCGCCCGGCACGCCCGCCGCGGCCCCGTGGAGTCCGGTCTCGGCCACGACGAGCGGCCGGAGAAGGAGAGTCCGGACCGGGACGGCCCGGACGGAAGCGGCCGGGACGGGAGCGCCCCGGACGGGAACGGCCCGGGATCGCCCGACCCCGCCGACGCACTCCCCGCGCCCCGCTACTGA
- a CDS encoding DUF3046 domain-containing protein, whose protein sequence is MRLTIFWERMADHFGASYAESFASDHVMTELGGRTVRGALDAGWEAKDVWRAVCAAVDVPADKR, encoded by the coding sequence ATGCGGTTGACGATTTTCTGGGAACGGATGGCGGACCACTTCGGCGCGTCCTATGCCGAGTCCTTCGCGAGTGACCACGTGATGACGGAACTCGGGGGGCGGACCGTGCGGGGCGCGCTCGACGCCGGCTGGGAGGCGAAGGACGTGTGGCGGGCCGTCTGCGCCGCCGTCGACGTACCGGCCGACAAGCGGTGA
- a CDS encoding AzlD domain-containing protein has protein sequence MNVWIAIGLTAAGCYLVKLVGLLVPAGALERPLVQRLAALLPVALLAALTAQQTFATGGSLVLDARAAGLAAAALALVLRAPFLVVVGAAVVVTAGARALGW, from the coding sequence ATGAACGTGTGGATCGCGATCGGGCTGACCGCCGCCGGCTGCTACCTGGTCAAGCTCGTCGGCCTGCTCGTCCCCGCGGGCGCGCTTGAGCGGCCGCTCGTCCAGCGGCTCGCGGCCCTCCTGCCCGTCGCCCTGCTGGCCGCGCTCACCGCGCAGCAGACGTTCGCCACGGGCGGCTCCCTCGTCCTGGACGCCCGGGCCGCCGGGCTCGCGGCCGCCGCCCTCGCGCTCGTCCTGCGGGCCCCGTTCCTGGTCGTCGTGGGCGCGGCCGTCGTCGTCACGGCGGGGGCACGGGCCCTGGGCTGGTGA
- a CDS encoding response regulator transcription factor gives MIRVVLADDQTLVRAGFRSILSDEDDIEVVGEAGDGEQAIALARELRPDVVLMDIRMPVLDGIEATRRLTADERLEGVRVVVLTTFDADDHVYGALRAGASGFLVKDTEPMELLHAVRVVARGDALIAPAVTRRLIAEFADRAGGAGRQPDPSPRLNALTEREREVLGLVGAGLSNDEIAGRLVLSPATAKTHVSRIMTKLAVRDRAQLVILAYESGMITPGWLA, from the coding sequence ATGATCCGTGTCGTGCTCGCCGACGACCAGACCCTGGTCCGGGCCGGCTTCCGGTCGATCCTGTCCGACGAGGACGACATCGAGGTCGTCGGCGAGGCCGGGGACGGCGAGCAGGCGATCGCGCTCGCCCGGGAACTCCGTCCGGACGTCGTCCTGATGGACATCCGCATGCCGGTCCTCGACGGCATCGAAGCCACCCGGCGCCTCACCGCCGACGAGCGGCTCGAAGGGGTCCGGGTGGTCGTCCTGACCACCTTCGACGCCGACGACCACGTGTACGGGGCGCTGCGCGCGGGAGCGTCGGGCTTCCTCGTCAAGGACACCGAGCCGATGGAGCTCCTGCACGCGGTACGGGTCGTGGCGCGCGGCGACGCGCTCATCGCCCCCGCCGTGACCCGCCGCCTGATCGCCGAGTTCGCCGACCGCGCCGGTGGCGCCGGGCGGCAGCCGGACCCGAGCCCCCGGCTGAACGCCCTCACCGAGCGGGAGCGCGAGGTCCTCGGCCTGGTCGGCGCGGGGCTCTCCAACGACGAGATCGCCGGCCGGCTCGTCCTCTCCCCCGCCACCGCCAAGACCCATGTCAGCCGGATCATGACCAAACTGGCGGTACGGGACCGCGCGCAGCTGGTCATCCTGGCGTACGAGTCAGGGATGATCACCCCCGGCTGGCTGGCCTGA
- a CDS encoding AzlC family ABC transporter permease, with amino-acid sequence MAEQTAPPVIRDDGARAKPDAAVVRDALGVGVAVGLSGFAFGVTSAGAGLTLLQTCVLSLLVFTGASQFALVGALAAGGNPFTAAAGAFFLGTRNAFYGLRLSQLLALPKAVRPFAAHWVIDETTAVALAQPSRRTARLGFTLTGLTLYVLWNLTTLLGALGAEAIGDTAAWGLDAAGPAVFLALLAPMLKSATERATAGIAVLLGLGLLPVLPAGVPVLAAALAAPAVLWFQGRRRTPPAGRETGRDTARETGREKERETGREKEAETGREKDLR; translated from the coding sequence GTGGCAGAACAGACAGCACCTCCCGTCATACGGGACGACGGCGCGCGGGCGAAGCCCGACGCCGCCGTCGTCCGCGACGCCCTCGGCGTCGGCGTCGCCGTCGGACTCTCCGGCTTCGCCTTCGGCGTGACCTCCGCCGGCGCCGGCCTCACCCTCCTCCAGACCTGCGTGCTCAGCCTGCTCGTCTTCACCGGCGCCTCGCAGTTCGCCCTCGTCGGCGCCCTCGCCGCGGGCGGCAACCCCTTCACGGCCGCCGCCGGAGCGTTCTTCCTGGGCACGCGCAACGCCTTCTACGGGCTGAGGCTCTCCCAGCTCCTCGCCCTCCCGAAGGCGGTCAGGCCGTTCGCCGCGCACTGGGTGATCGACGAGACCACGGCGGTCGCGCTCGCCCAGCCGTCCCGGCGGACCGCCCGCCTCGGATTCACCCTGACCGGCCTCACGCTGTACGTCCTCTGGAACCTGACGACGCTCCTCGGGGCGCTCGGTGCCGAGGCGATCGGCGACACCGCGGCCTGGGGGCTCGACGCGGCGGGGCCCGCCGTCTTCCTGGCCCTGCTCGCCCCGATGCTGAAGTCGGCCACCGAGCGCGCCACCGCCGGCATCGCCGTCCTGCTCGGCCTCGGGCTGCTCCCCGTCCTGCCCGCCGGCGTCCCGGTCCTCGCGGCCGCGCTCGCCGCGCCCGCGGTGCTGTGGTTCCAGGGCCGCCGCCGTACGCCTCCGGCTGGGCGGGAGACCGGACGGGACACGGCACGGGAGACCGGACGAGAGAAGGAACGAGAGACCGGGCGAGAGAAGGAAGCAGAGACCGGGCGAGAGAAGGATCTTCGATGA
- a CDS encoding AI-2E family transporter yields MTPAGPTASSAAPAARMPRWLPRALVLALALYACFLLGSWAFHQLVGLLVNILLAFFLALAIEPAVGRMAARGMRRGLATFLVFFGVLVFGVGFVVLLGSMLAGQIVDMVENFPKYLDSLINWINESFHTELSRVEVQDSVLSSDWLQKYVQNSASGVLDVSATVLGGLFRLLTIFLFSFYFAADGPRLRRALCSVLPPARQTEVLRAWEIAVDKTGGYLYSRGLMALISGVAHFVLFEILDVPYAPALAVWVGLVSQFIPTIGTYLAGALPMLIAFTVNPWYALWVLCFVVIYQQFENYVLQPKLTSKTVDIHPAVAFGSVIAGTALLGAVGALIAIPAVATLQAFLGAYVKRYDVTDDPRVHGHRRYGEAVVARLQKALHHKKEASQEES; encoded by the coding sequence GTGACTCCGGCGGGGCCGACGGCCTCTTCGGCGGCTCCGGCCGCGCGGATGCCCCGTTGGCTGCCCCGCGCGCTCGTCCTGGCCCTCGCGCTCTACGCCTGTTTCCTGCTGGGCAGCTGGGCCTTCCACCAGCTCGTCGGGCTGCTGGTCAACATCCTGCTGGCGTTCTTCCTCGCCCTCGCCATCGAGCCGGCGGTCGGCCGGATGGCGGCGCGCGGGATGCGCCGCGGTCTCGCCACCTTCCTCGTCTTCTTCGGCGTCCTCGTCTTCGGCGTCGGCTTCGTCGTCCTCCTCGGATCGATGCTGGCCGGACAGATCGTCGACATGGTCGAGAACTTCCCCAAGTACCTCGACTCGCTGATCAACTGGATCAACGAGAGCTTCCACACGGAGCTGTCCAGAGTCGAGGTCCAGGACAGTGTGCTGAGCTCGGACTGGCTGCAGAAGTACGTGCAGAACAGCGCGTCCGGCGTGCTCGACGTCTCCGCCACCGTCCTCGGCGGCCTGTTCCGGCTCCTGACGATCTTCCTGTTCTCGTTCTACTTCGCGGCCGACGGGCCCCGGCTGCGGCGCGCGCTCTGCTCCGTCCTGCCGCCCGCCCGGCAGACCGAGGTGCTGCGGGCCTGGGAGATCGCGGTCGACAAGACCGGCGGCTACCTCTACTCGCGCGGCCTGATGGCCCTCATCTCGGGCGTCGCCCACTTCGTGCTCTTCGAGATCCTGGACGTGCCGTACGCACCGGCGCTCGCCGTCTGGGTCGGTCTGGTCTCGCAGTTCATCCCGACGATCGGCACCTATCTGGCCGGCGCCCTGCCGATGCTGATCGCCTTCACCGTCAACCCCTGGTACGCGCTGTGGGTGCTCTGCTTCGTCGTGATCTACCAGCAGTTCGAGAACTACGTGCTCCAGCCGAAGCTCACCTCGAAGACCGTGGACATCCACCCGGCGGTGGCCTTCGGATCGGTGATCGCGGGGACGGCGCTGCTCGGCGCCGTCGGCGCGCTGATCGCGATCCCGGCCGTCGCCACCCTGCAGGCCTTCCTCGGTGCCTATGTGAAGCGGTACGACGTGACGGACGACCCGCGCGTCCACGGGCACCGGCGGTACGGCGAGGCGGTGGTGGCCCGGCTGCAGAAGGCCCTGCATCACAAGAAGGAGGCTTCGCAGGAGGAGTCATGA
- a CDS encoding CdaR family transcriptional regulator: protein MPEISEAARALALRCEARVNELARRMSRDSFARLPGYDRLPDEMKDVEIAATVRHGVRLFLRRALTPEVGGRGSMRLFRERAAQRAEEGMPLHLLLRSHALGMYVLWQALREVALPGDEAALVELADLLLEAQQGIVGAVAETYLDERSALETERRAQRRSLLRGLLDGTLSPARLAAEPFGIDGPCLVLAVGVDGGGVGGVGGAGLVGASASASAPGPASGEGDVAARRRLRRVQTALDHCFGVEVPALLDLGTEPGRAIVPGAAEPPEDLARRLSRAAGTTLRVAVVPAEGPGDVPEAARTAGEVLRVAAGCGLPPGMHRLDDVLLEYHLSRPGESGRRIAALLDPVADRPELLETLRVHLAHGQDRRATATALGLHPNTVDNRLARIAERTGIDLATPRGTSTALAALLLREVPEG, encoded by the coding sequence GTGCCGGAGATCTCCGAGGCGGCCCGCGCGCTCGCACTGCGCTGCGAGGCCCGGGTCAACGAACTGGCCCGCAGGATGAGCAGGGACTCCTTCGCGCGGCTGCCCGGCTACGACCGGCTCCCCGACGAGATGAAGGACGTCGAGATCGCGGCGACCGTACGCCACGGCGTACGGCTCTTCCTCCGCCGCGCCCTCACGCCGGAGGTCGGGGGGCGCGGCTCCATGCGGCTGTTCCGCGAGCGGGCCGCGCAGCGCGCCGAGGAGGGAATGCCGCTCCATCTGCTCCTGCGCAGCCACGCCCTCGGCATGTACGTGCTGTGGCAGGCGCTGCGCGAGGTGGCGCTGCCGGGCGACGAGGCGGCCCTCGTCGAGCTCGCCGACCTGCTCCTGGAGGCCCAGCAGGGCATCGTCGGGGCCGTCGCCGAGACGTATCTCGACGAGCGCTCGGCCCTGGAGACCGAGCGGCGGGCCCAGCGCCGGTCCCTGCTTCGCGGGCTCCTCGACGGGACGCTGTCCCCGGCCCGGCTGGCAGCGGAGCCGTTCGGGATCGACGGGCCCTGTCTGGTGCTCGCCGTCGGAGTCGATGGCGGTGGTGTCGGTGGTGTCGGTGGTGCGGGCCTTGTGGGTGCCTCCGCCTCCGCCTCGGCTCCCGGTCCCGCTTCCGGTGAGGGTGACGTGGCCGCGCGCAGGCGGCTGCGCCGGGTCCAGACCGCTCTCGACCACTGCTTCGGCGTGGAAGTGCCCGCCCTCCTCGATCTCGGTACGGAGCCGGGGCGGGCGATCGTCCCCGGCGCCGCCGAGCCTCCGGAGGACCTGGCGCGGCGGCTCTCCCGGGCCGCGGGAACCACGCTGAGGGTCGCCGTCGTGCCCGCCGAGGGCCCGGGGGACGTGCCGGAGGCCGCCCGTACCGCCGGCGAGGTCCTGCGGGTCGCCGCCGGGTGCGGGCTCCCGCCGGGCATGCACCGGCTCGACGACGTACTCCTGGAGTACCACCTGTCCCGGCCCGGGGAGAGCGGCCGGCGGATCGCGGCCCTCCTCGACCCCGTCGCCGACCGTCCGGAGCTCCTGGAGACGCTCCGCGTCCACCTCGCCCACGGGCAGGACCGGCGCGCCACGGCCACCGCGCTCGGGCTGCACCCCAACACGGTCGACAACCGGCTCGCCCGGATCGCCGAACGGACCGGTATCGACCTGGCGACGCCGAGGGGCACGTCGACCGCCCTCGCGGCCCTGCTGCTGCGCGAGGTGCCGGAGGGGTGA
- a CDS encoding AraC family transcriptional regulator: protein MASGERARYWQYSELPGVDLLHAHYIRKAFARHTHETFVFAAITEGVEAFHYRDELVHAGPGQIALVNPDTPHTGHAGVPEGWTYRTIYPDAELVRSIAADTLALRGSVGFSVPVVDDPEAARLVVGVHRAAEEGNALAADSLLRLVTARMLRSHGGLITPLPPRTAGARNAARARAVLEERMAEPPTLERLATDLGTSPFALLRAFRQAYGMPPHTWLTDARVRRARQLLDAGTPPAEAAVAVGFTDQPHLNRHFTRSVGVPPGAYQRARGAAVRSGGPDGDARTYKTGQSSST from the coding sequence ATGGCGAGCGGAGAGCGGGCGCGGTACTGGCAGTACTCCGAGCTGCCCGGGGTCGACCTGCTGCACGCCCACTACATCCGCAAGGCCTTCGCCCGGCACACCCACGAGACCTTCGTCTTCGCCGCGATCACCGAGGGCGTCGAGGCCTTCCACTACCGCGACGAGCTGGTCCACGCGGGGCCCGGACAGATCGCCCTGGTCAACCCCGACACCCCGCACACCGGGCACGCGGGCGTGCCCGAGGGATGGACCTACCGCACGATCTATCCGGACGCTGAGCTCGTCCGGTCCATCGCCGCCGACACCCTCGCTTTGCGCGGCTCGGTCGGTTTCTCCGTGCCCGTCGTCGACGACCCGGAGGCGGCACGGCTCGTCGTCGGTGTCCACCGGGCCGCCGAGGAAGGCAACGCGCTCGCCGCCGACAGCCTGCTCCGCCTGGTCACCGCGCGGATGCTGCGCAGCCACGGCGGGCTGATCACCCCGCTCCCGCCCCGTACCGCCGGCGCGCGGAACGCGGCACGCGCGCGTGCCGTCCTGGAGGAGCGGATGGCCGAACCCCCGACCCTGGAGCGGCTCGCCACCGACCTCGGCACCAGCCCCTTCGCCCTGCTCCGGGCCTTCCGGCAGGCGTACGGGATGCCGCCGCACACCTGGCTCACCGACGCGCGCGTGCGGCGGGCCAGACAGCTGCTCGACGCGGGGACGCCCCCGGCGGAGGCGGCCGTCGCCGTCGGCTTCACCGACCAGCCCCACCTCAACCGGCACTTCACGCGCAGCGTCGGGGTGCCGCCGGGCGCGTACCAGCGGGCGCGGGGCGCCGCCGTCCGGTCGGGCGGCCCGGACGGTGACGCAAGAACGTACAAGACCGGTCAGTCGTCGAGTACGTAG
- a CDS encoding alkyl sulfatase dimerization domain-containing protein yields the protein MTEHNPRTYIDYTDRVWRGEESLLPHLTGAFTSEELIPVRDRIGFFPAFANVAAFDTGAGLVLVDSGDLRTAGLLHTAVRAFSPDPVRAVVYTHGHVDHVFGVAPFDAEPVRPEVIAHEAVAARFDRYVETSGYNSWINRRQFGVPGLDWPTEYRYPDTTYRDRLTVRHGDLTFELFHARGETDDHTYVWVPELKTLCTGDLFIWNSPNAGNPQKVQRYPEEWARALRAMGELGAEVLLPGHGIPIVGADRVAQALDDTATLLESLCAQTRDLMNAGLRLDAVIHGVKVPEELLAKPYLHPAYDEPEFVVRNLWRLWGGWYDQNPASLKPAPEAAVAAELADAAGGALALAERAARLLDEGDLRLASHLAETAALAAPEDVEVARIRALVYGTRAGRETSTMARGVFHWAAAESAAVAEGTDVTTELTRSAAGRERAAGAISVGVVADEDLCCG from the coding sequence ATGACCGAGCACAACCCCCGTACGTACATCGACTACACCGATCGCGTCTGGCGGGGCGAGGAGAGCCTGCTGCCGCACCTCACGGGTGCGTTCACGTCCGAGGAGCTGATCCCGGTCCGCGACCGGATCGGCTTCTTCCCGGCCTTCGCCAACGTGGCCGCCTTCGACACGGGCGCCGGTCTCGTCCTGGTCGACTCCGGCGACCTCCGCACCGCCGGGCTGCTGCACACGGCGGTCCGCGCCTTCAGCCCGGACCCGGTCCGTGCCGTCGTCTACACGCACGGCCACGTCGACCACGTCTTCGGCGTCGCCCCCTTCGACGCCGAACCGGTACGGCCGGAGGTGATCGCCCACGAGGCGGTGGCCGCCCGCTTCGACCGGTACGTGGAGACCTCGGGGTACAACTCCTGGATCAACCGGCGCCAGTTCGGCGTGCCGGGCCTCGACTGGCCGACCGAGTACCGCTACCCGGACACGACCTACCGGGACCGGCTGACCGTCCGTCACGGCGACCTGACCTTCGAGCTGTTCCACGCGCGCGGGGAGACGGACGACCACACCTATGTGTGGGTGCCGGAGCTCAAAACCCTCTGCACGGGTGATCTCTTCATCTGGAACTCCCCCAACGCCGGCAACCCGCAGAAGGTGCAGCGCTACCCGGAGGAATGGGCGCGGGCGCTGCGCGCCATGGGCGAGCTGGGCGCCGAGGTGCTGCTGCCGGGCCACGGGATCCCGATCGTCGGCGCGGACCGGGTGGCGCAGGCCCTGGACGACACGGCGACCCTGCTCGAATCGCTGTGCGCGCAGACCCGCGACCTGATGAACGCGGGGCTGCGGCTCGACGCGGTCATCCACGGCGTGAAGGTTCCCGAGGAGCTGCTCGCGAAGCCGTACCTCCACCCCGCCTACGACGAGCCGGAGTTCGTCGTACGGAACCTGTGGCGGCTGTGGGGCGGCTGGTACGACCAGAACCCGGCGAGCCTGAAGCCGGCCCCGGAGGCGGCCGTCGCCGCCGAGTTGGCCGACGCGGCGGGCGGGGCGCTCGCCCTCGCCGAGCGGGCGGCCCGGCTCCTGGACGAGGGCGATCTGCGACTGGCCTCGCACCTGGCGGAGACGGCGGCGCTCGCGGCCCCCGAGGACGTCGAGGTGGCCCGGATCCGGGCCCTCGTGTACGGGACGCGGGCCGGGCGCGAGACGTCGACGATGGCGCGCGGGGTGTTCCACTGGGCCGCCGCCGAGTCCGCGGCGGTGGCCGAGGGCACCGACGTGACGACGGAGCTGACCCGGTCGGCCGCGGGCCGCGAGCGGGCCGCCGGCGCGATCAGCGTGGGTGTGGTCGCGGACGAGGACCTGTGCTGCGGATGA
- a CDS encoding MFS transporter, with the protein MTGPTRTGRPAEGVLSRSVRVGPWGTTWLLLGFMLVNFADKAVLGLAGPGIMREFDISRQEFGAAQAAFFALFSVSALAVSALTRKVRTSVLLLGMALLWSAAQLPMVWAAAGFGTLIVTRVLLGAAEGPAAPVAVHHLHGWFGQRDRTLPTAVLMVGAAAGVAVAAPVLSAVISGWGWRWAFGAVGVIGLVWAVVWRRYGSEGPLAPPVGPAARLTAGETAREAAGETAGAASDAVAGAGSGPASGPASWPAEVPLRRILLSGTFLTASVGSFAAYWLMSSKLTWLPDYLETVLGWDAHRAGLMVGAGAVANGVVLLVHGVVAQRAARRGRPGRLPAGAGAGVLLLLSAAAVTVFATAGEEWLRVPMMFGPMALALPMMTVGQTAVARITPPAQRGIVLGAVVGVFALGGVLAPLVLGGIVDAGATTAQGYENGWLFTAGLLVVAGVLTALFLRPERDADRLGVPETPSARVPVAH; encoded by the coding sequence ATGACCGGGCCCACGAGAACGGGAAGGCCGGCGGAGGGAGTCCTGAGCCGGTCGGTGCGGGTCGGCCCCTGGGGCACGACGTGGCTGCTGCTCGGCTTCATGCTGGTCAACTTCGCGGACAAGGCGGTCCTCGGCCTCGCCGGGCCCGGCATCATGCGCGAGTTCGACATCTCCCGGCAGGAGTTCGGGGCGGCGCAGGCGGCGTTCTTCGCGCTCTTCTCGGTCTCCGCGCTCGCCGTGTCGGCCCTGACGCGGAAGGTGCGGACCTCGGTCCTGCTGCTCGGGATGGCGCTGCTGTGGTCGGCGGCCCAGCTGCCGATGGTGTGGGCGGCCGCCGGGTTCGGGACGCTGATCGTCACGCGCGTGCTGCTCGGCGCCGCCGAGGGGCCGGCGGCCCCGGTGGCGGTCCACCATCTGCACGGCTGGTTCGGGCAGCGGGACCGTACCCTGCCGACGGCCGTCCTGATGGTGGGCGCGGCCGCCGGCGTCGCGGTCGCCGCCCCCGTCCTGTCGGCGGTGATCTCCGGGTGGGGCTGGCGCTGGGCCTTCGGCGCGGTCGGCGTGATCGGCCTGGTCTGGGCCGTCGTCTGGCGCCGGTACGGCTCCGAGGGGCCGCTCGCGCCACCGGTCGGCCCGGCCGCACGGCTCACTGCGGGAGAGACGGCCCGAGAGGCGGCCGGGGAGACGGCCGGGGCGGCGTCCGATGCCGTGGCAGGGGCAGGGTCCGGGCCGGCATCCGGGCCGGCATCCTGGCCGGCGGAGGTGCCGCTGCGCAGGATCCTGCTGAGCGGCACGTTCCTGACCGCGAGTGTGGGCTCGTTCGCCGCGTACTGGCTGATGAGTTCGAAGCTGACCTGGCTGCCGGACTACCTGGAGACCGTCCTCGGCTGGGACGCGCACCGGGCCGGCCTGATGGTGGGTGCGGGAGCCGTCGCCAACGGCGTCGTCCTGCTGGTGCACGGCGTGGTCGCCCAGCGCGCGGCCCGGCGCGGAAGGCCCGGCCGGCTCCCGGCCGGAGCGGGCGCCGGGGTGCTGCTCCTGCTCTCCGCCGCCGCCGTGACGGTCTTCGCGACGGCGGGAGAGGAGTGGTTGCGGGTGCCGATGATGTTCGGCCCGATGGCTCTCGCGCTGCCGATGATGACCGTCGGCCAGACGGCGGTCGCCCGGATCACCCCGCCCGCGCAGCGCGGGATCGTGCTCGGCGCCGTGGTGGGCGTCTTCGCCCTGGGCGGGGTCCTGGCGCCCCTGGTCCTCGGCGGGATCGTCGACGCCGGCGCGACGACGGCCCAGGGGTACGAGAACGGCTGGCTGTTCACTGCCGGTCTGCTCGTGGTGGCCGGCGTCCTGACGGCCCTGTTCCTCCGCCCGGAGCGGGATGCCGACCGGCTGGGGGTCCCGGAAACCCCCTCGGCGCGGGTCCCGGTGGCGCACTGA
- a CDS encoding cytochrome d ubiquinol oxidase subunit II, which produces METLAIALLAFFATGWFVLAGADIGTGMLTPWLGRDDRERRLVLASFAPFFLGNEVWLVATAGVLVGCFPALEGELLSGQSPVLVALLTGWIVRDAGLWSRGRGPGPRWRAGCDTAVTCGSWTVALSWGWLLAALLTGRPYAPATGATAVLTALAVAALFAAHGLGFATLRLTGLPYERARRLVGRAGRPWQPFALTGVLLAGLPLWAGTALPLSEQAASPATLTLLVPALLVVTPLLVTVQAWTWHAFRHRVTRPSYL; this is translated from the coding sequence GTGGAGACCCTGGCCATCGCCCTGCTCGCCTTCTTCGCCACGGGCTGGTTCGTCCTCGCCGGGGCGGACATAGGCACCGGCATGCTCACCCCCTGGCTCGGCCGCGACGACCGCGAGCGGCGCCTCGTCCTCGCCTCCTTCGCCCCCTTCTTCCTGGGGAACGAGGTCTGGCTGGTCGCGACCGCCGGCGTCCTCGTCGGCTGCTTCCCCGCCCTCGAAGGGGAGCTCCTGAGCGGTCAGTCCCCCGTGCTCGTCGCCCTGCTGACCGGCTGGATCGTCCGGGACGCGGGGCTCTGGTCACGCGGCCGGGGCCCGGGGCCGCGCTGGCGCGCCGGCTGCGACACCGCCGTCACGTGCGGCAGCTGGACCGTCGCGCTCTCCTGGGGCTGGCTGCTCGCGGCCCTGCTCACCGGGCGCCCGTACGCCCCGGCGACCGGCGCGACGGCCGTTCTCACCGCGCTCGCCGTGGCCGCCCTGTTCGCCGCGCACGGGCTGGGTTTCGCCACGCTCCGGCTCACGGGACTCCCGTACGAGCGCGCCCGCAGGCTCGTCGGACGTGCAGGGCGCCCGTGGCAGCCCTTCGCCCTCACCGGCGTTCTCCTCGCCGGGCTGCCGCTCTGGGCGGGCACCGCCCTCCCGCTGTCCGAGCAGGCCGCCTCCCCCGCCACGCTGACGCTGCTCGTCCCCGCCCTCCTCGTCGTCACCCCGCTCCTCGTGACGGTCCAGGCGTGGACCTGGCACGCCTTCCGGCACCGGGTGACCCGCCCCTCGTACCTCTGA